The nucleotide sequence TGCAGGTAAACCTAAGCCTCAGTTGACAACCTCAAAAGGAAAACTAGTCACCATTCCAGGCGATTTAACCAAAGCACATCACCCTGAATTTTCTGAGCGAGTAATTGAGCTAAAGAATCTGGATAACCTTTATGAGGAGATTAAAGACTTTGACCTTTTCCAGAGAGCATCGGATGCGAAGAACCCGCTTGAAATACTGAAAAAAGCAGGCGTTCTATGTGATGACCCTCTGGAGATATTCAAGTAAGTTTCGTGGAATATGGAACTGCCACCGGCTTTTCCAGATGAGCTCCTTCTAGGGCGCTTGATGCGCCACATCATATTGACAGGCGAGCCGGCGTGTTCGTTTAGTTCACGGGTATTCGGCTCCAGTCGTTTGTCTCTGCATCCTTTCCTGACAGCAGGCATATCGCGAATCGCTGAAATGTCCGGTGAAAATGCGGATAACCTGTTGGTCAGACAAACCCTTGCACCTCTGTTCTTCTTTTACTTACCTAAACATGCGAACGCACTCAAAGAGAACTTGCTCCGAGGAGATGGCGCCAAAGCCCTTCGCCATAGTCAGTTACCTTCTTTTGGCTGTGGCGGATCTTTACACTTAAAATGGTGCCCACGTTGCGTTGAGCTAGACATCCATGAACGAGGTGTTGCCTATTGGCATCGAGCACATCAAGTTCCCGGTGTAACAGCATGTTGGTTGCACCAAATACGACTTATGTCTACTGAGTTAAAAGCAAGGCAGCGGTTAAATGAAGGGTTGCCGACAGTGGTGCATTGTGATGCTCAAGCAGCGTCTGCGATGGAGATCGAGGTTGCGATATTCGGTTTCGGCCTTCTAGCCCAACTAGAGAGAACGAAACCTGGCTTTGATTTGGAGGAGAGATACCGCTCACGACTCAATGAGCTTGGGTTTATCACTCCCAATGGGAGCGTTCGAAGGAAGGAACTAATGAAGGTGTTTTCATCTGATTTGGCTATGTACCCCATGAAGGGGTCTCTGTTTCCTCGTCACCAAACTGATTATCACTACATTTCAGAATTGCTAGCAGCAGGAAAAAACTGCCACCCGTTTAGGCATCTCTTACTCGGAGCATGGTTGTTTAACTCTGCGAATAAGATGTTTCAACACACTGCACCGATTGAAGAGGTTAGCCTACATCAACCAAAAGGTTCAACGAAGGGAGCGGTTGAGCAGCGTTGCTTGAGTCTACTCAGAGAAGGTGACTCTCTTGCTGCGGTTTACAGAAAGACAGGTAAAAGCCGATGCTATTTAAAGCGTTTGGCAACAATGCATGGAATCAAACTAAATTTGAGACCAAAACAGTTAAATGAGAAGCTCAAACAGAGAATCATCAGGCTCGCTCGATTAGGTGTGCACCGACGGAAAATCTCTCAAGTTTGCCGGATCGGAATTGGTTCAATTGAACAAGTGATCGCCAGTGTTTCTGGGTTAGTTGAATGGCGAAAACAATGTCATTGGGAGTCGAAAAGGCGTTGCTGTCGAGTTCAGATTCAACGATACAGGCAAAGATATCCTGATGCTCTACGTAGTGATATTAAGGCTGACTGTAATGCGGCGTTTTTCTGGCTTTATGCAAATGACAGGGAATGGTTAGAGAATTCGCTTCCCAGACCTACCAGACCTTGTGGGCCCAGTAGGTTGGTATAGACTACTGCTTTTTGAATTCGGCTATAAGCGCATCCGTATCGACCAGCATATTCCCTTCCATGCGCTCTCTGGATGCCTTGTAAAGCCATTCAAAGATTGGCGTTGCTGACTGTCTGAAATTTTGCCAGTACCTCATGTGCTGCTCGGTGAATAGCTCCACCTCTGTGAAGTTTAGCTTGTCAGATAGAAGGTTTAACCATGTGTTATGACTGTCATTTGTTAACTGCTCGGCAATTTTCATACTCTGTTTGTTCATAAGCAATTCGTCGATAACAACCGCAATGATGGGTGTGAAAGGCCCAATTACAAAGACAACGGACTCCGGTATGGTTTGTTCTAGAAAGATCGAAACGCTAAAAGGAGCTAGGACACAAGTGAATAAACAAACCCATAGCAAATACTGGTAGCGTTTTCGAAGCTCACTTTCCCAAGCAAAGGTTGAGTAGGTCGCTACTAACTTAGCCACAGGATATGGCACACTGCTCAAGTTTGATGACCACCAAGTCTCCAGTTGCCCTCGATCTTGAGGGGCTTGTCTCTCTCGATTCGTACTTAATTCAGCAACTCGACTTTTCGGAAGCTCTAAGAGTGATGGCTTTGTACCTACCTCCATGGTTAGATGATCATGCAAACGTTGGATAGTGCATCCAAGAGATTGCCATTTTGAGACAATGTACTTGCCAAAGGTGCTTATCAGAACGAATGCCAGTAGAGGCGCAGCCGTCAAATATGAGGGGTCAAATGGTGTTTTGTGACCAGAAAAAACATAGATAGAAACGCCAGTCTGAACAACTGCCAGTAGCAGTGCTAAAGCCCAAATACAAGCCTTCCAGAACTTTGCACGATCGTAGGCGTATCGGAATGCCAATCCTGCCTCAACAGCAGGGATTGTTTTTTGATTTGCTACAACACAACTCATAGGGTTATCCATATTGTGGGAAGTCATTACCAAATACCTTACGCCACTCTCCAATTGCTTTTTTGTGATCGCCTGTGACCTCAAACTCTCGAGCTGCTAGTGCTGTATTGAAATCTGATTCCGCTTTTTGCGAAATTTTCGTCTTTTCGTCCCAAGAGAGTGTATTCAGGTTTCCCTGGATTTCTTTAGGGTCATTGACGTCCCACCAAATGTTGCTTTTTATGTACTGAAGAATGTTAATGACATTGAGATCGACGAACGGGCTTGCTTCACCTTTTTCCTCAAAGTAATTAAGCACTAAATTCTCTAGAAGATAAGATGACATTGACGGCATCGTAGCTCTGCGTTGCCAATACTTTATTGCTCGGATCGCGTTAAGGACATGGCCACCACATTGCTGATTGATGTCGGAGACGCGTTGGCGATCTAGTCTAGGGTCTGTTTTTATCCAGTTTCCCGCCCCATCAGGAATGATATAGAAGGTCTTTCCTTGGGCATCCTCGGAAGTGAAAAACGCCGGAACAATATCAAAGTTCCAGTCATAGCTAGAGAGCTTGAGAGTCGCTGCATTCTGGTTGCGATGTGTCTCTGCCTTGTCGTACTGGCTCAGATCAGCCAATTTGCTAACAAAGTGATTGATGATCTTACGCGAATTGAGTCGATATGAACTGTCATGGCGAAAGTTCTTATACTCAGGGGATTCAGTCGGCGTATTGATATACACAGTGCCGTCCAAGCTCTCTTCCCAAGTACATCCATTCGCTGACAGAGTGAAAATCATATCAATATCATCCAAGGGACGAATTTTGGTTCTTCTCGCAAAAGAACCAAAATTGACGTCTTTGTCGCTGTATAGCGGAAAGAAATCAGTTAATCCTTTTACTTGTCTTTTCAAATAATCTCGACTAGACCGCGCAGTGATCGTTTTCTTACTATCAAGATTGACGCTGTCGGCCATAAACTGGTTAAACGCAGAATTTACAGTTGTTGGCATATTCCCTCCATATTTTTAATGCATCAAATATAATGATGCGTTCTTTTTTCTAGATTACGTTGACTTTTCGAAAGGTGTCAATCATTATTTGTTGCATCATTCACTGTGATGCAATTTGCCATGATGGTTAAGTTAGAAGAAATCGCCACAATCAGAGCGGGTCATCCTTTTAGGGGAGCGATCCAGGAAGTTGATAACGGAAATGGCTATGTTATCCAGACACGTGATCTCGCTGATGACGGCCAAATTGCCTGGGAAAAGTTGGTTCAGACCAACGTCTCTGGACGAAAAGAGCCGGAATGGTTGAAAGCGGGTGACGTAATTTTTGCTGCCCGAGGTATCAAGAATCTTGCATCAGCGATATCTGGAGAAATGCTAGAC is from Proteus sp. ZN5 and encodes:
- a CDS encoding nucleotidyltransferase — translated: MPTTVNSAFNQFMADSVNLDSKKTITARSSRDYLKRQVKGLTDFFPLYSDKDVNFGSFARRTKIRPLDDIDMIFTLSANGCTWEESLDGTVYINTPTESPEYKNFRHDSSYRLNSRKIINHFVSKLADLSQYDKAETHRNQNAATLKLSSYDWNFDIVPAFFTSEDAQGKTFYIIPDGAGNWIKTDPRLDRQRVSDINQQCGGHVLNAIRAIKYWQRRATMPSMSSYLLENLVLNYFEEKGEASPFVDLNVINILQYIKSNIWWDVNDPKEIQGNLNTLSWDEKTKISQKAESDFNTALAAREFEVTGDHKKAIGEWRKVFGNDFPQYG
- a CDS encoding TnsD family transposase, coding for MRHIILTGEPACSFSSRVFGSSRLSLHPFLTAGISRIAEMSGENADNLLVRQTLAPLFFFYLPKHANALKENLLRGDGAKALRHSQLPSFGCGGSLHLKWCPRCVELDIHERGVAYWHRAHQVPGVTACWLHQIRLMSTELKARQRLNEGLPTVVHCDAQAASAMEIEVAIFGFGLLAQLERTKPGFDLEERYRSRLNELGFITPNGSVRRKELMKVFSSDLAMYPMKGSLFPRHQTDYHYISELLAAGKNCHPFRHLLLGAWLFNSANKMFQHTAPIEEVSLHQPKGSTKGAVEQRCLSLLREGDSLAAVYRKTGKSRCYLKRLATMHGIKLNLRPKQLNEKLKQRIIRLARLGVHRRKISQVCRIGIGSIEQVIASVSGLVEWRKQCHWESKRRCCRVQIQRYRQRYPDALRSDIKADCNAAFFWLYANDREWLENSLPRPTRPCGPSRLV
- a CDS encoding S-4TM family putative pore-forming effector; its protein translation is MTSHNMDNPMSCVVANQKTIPAVEAGLAFRYAYDRAKFWKACIWALALLLAVVQTGVSIYVFSGHKTPFDPSYLTAAPLLAFVLISTFGKYIVSKWQSLGCTIQRLHDHLTMEVGTKPSLLELPKSRVAELSTNRERQAPQDRGQLETWWSSNLSSVPYPVAKLVATYSTFAWESELRKRYQYLLWVCLFTCVLAPFSVSIFLEQTIPESVVFVIGPFTPIIAVVIDELLMNKQSMKIAEQLTNDSHNTWLNLLSDKLNFTEVELFTEQHMRYWQNFRQSATPIFEWLYKASRERMEGNMLVDTDALIAEFKKQ